The Pseudomonadota bacterium DNA segment ATATCGTTCACTCAACTTATCCGCTCATTATTTTCAGGGAGGTTCGATATGAAAATCTGGCGCTTTGCAATACAGGGGGACATGGTGAATGCCGGGAACACAAAACGGCAGAAAACTTCACGCCATGGCTGCAACGAACCTTTCAAAGACCGCTACTGGTGCCCGAAGCTTCAATGGTTCAGAAAAAAACATTGCCCATTCGAAAACCGTAACGAATGTGAAAATTACCGACAGATGTGCGGCTGTATCTGACCTCTGACGGCAGGCTGACCAATTGCTGCTTTTCTATGCCGACTCAGCGATGTTGGAATTTTCTGTTTCGAGAGAGCCTTCACCTTCTTCAATCTGCGTTGCTTCATCCCGCGCCAGGTTCAACAGTTCAATTCTTGCCTTGATGATCGCCAGAGCCGCCTGGGCCGCGACCCGTCGGTCCTGAGCCGAAGGCGTTGCGGGCGCCAGCGCGGCACTCCTGACCGCCTCCATCTTCCTGATGGTTGCCTCGGGACTTACCCCTTCGGAGGTGTCGATGGCAACATCACCACCCACGGCGTAACGTTTGCCGTCGGGGCCGACCCGGTACTGATAGGAAACCCCGCCCCGGATCAACCCGCCGCCGACCGCAACATGCGCCCTTTCATGGGCGCGGACTGCGGCATCGATTGATTTCAGGCGGGACAACGCCATCTGCTGCTGCAGACCCAGGCCGTCTTCCGCCATTTCATCCCCGGCCATCTCCATTTCTTTCTTTCCCTGGGCCGCCGCATCTTCTTCAACTTCGTCCCTGATATCCGGAGCTGGCTTCTCTTCTGCCTTATCGGGCGATATGGTCCCCGTCAGAGAGGTCGACTGGATCTCATAAAGCACCGATACGCAGGATGAGCACCTTGAGCAGGCGCATTTCTCCTCTCCGGCACTGATCACCCCGACAGACACCGCCTTGTTCTTCCACCAGGCGCCCTCTTCGAACGTATCCGTTTCAGGCGTTTCAATCCCGTGATCGTGTTCCGCACCTTTCTCGTACCCTGGCAGATTGAACCCCGGGGTGATCGTAATCTGGTGAAAAAGTTTTTTGACCGGGCCGATGAAAGACATCTTTTTTCGTTTCCTATTAGAATAAAAACTCTTCCGAGGCGTTCCACCAAAAAATCCCGGAACATCCCGTTTTACTGATCGGCACATTTATCGATTTACTTTAAGAATTTCATAAAAATGATCATTTTTCTCTCAAAACCATGATTCCCCAGGCCTGGAAAAGCAGCGGCGGTCTGAAAAGAACAAAAAAAACCGCTTTGACCTGGTAGGCCAAAGCGGCTGGGCACTTTTCATTTTATCAGGAAAGGACTTCAGCCCCTCTCCTCAATCGGCACGAATTTTCTGGTCTTGGGGCCGACATAGATCTGTCTCGGCCGCCCGATCTTCGCATTTGGGTCATCGCGCATTTCCTTCCAGTGAGCGATCCAGCCGGGCAGTCTGCCCAGGGCAAACATCACCGTAAACATATTGGTCGGGATCCCGATGGCCCGATAGATTATCCCACTGTAGAAGTCAACATTCGGATAAAGCTTCCGTTCAATGAAATAATCATCGTTCAAGGCGACCTCTTCCAGCTGCTTGGCAATTTCCAGAAGCGGATCATTCTCCATGTTCAGGGCGCTCAGGACATCATCGCACGCCTTTTTGATTATCCTCGATCGCGGGTCGTGATTTTTGTAGACCCGGTGCCCGAAACCAACCAGCCGGAAAGGATCCTTGGGATCTTTCGCCCTTTCGATAAAGTTGAGATACTTGCCTCCCTTCATATGGATCTCTTCAAGCATCTCCATGACCGCCTGGTTTGCCCCTCCGTGCAAAGGACCCCACAGGGCGCTGATTCCGGCCGAGATTGAAGCATAGAGGTTGACCTGGGCACTGCCGACCAGCCTGACCGTGGCGGTTGAGCAGTTCTGCTCATGATCTCCATGGAGGATCAGCAATTTGTTCAGGGCGTCGACAACCGTGTCGTCAACCAGGTAAGGATTGACAGGAGAGTCAAACATCATATTCAGAAAATTGGCGCAGTAAGAGAGATTGTAGCGCGGGTAGACAAGCGGATAGCCCATACTCTTCTTGTAGGAAAAAGCGGCAATGGTCCTGATCTTCGAAATCAGGCGGGCGGCCGTGGTGATAAAACTCTCCCAGGCCAGCGGGTCGTTGCCGGAAATCTCCGGATAGAAATTGCACAGACCGTTGGTCATTGAGGAGAGGATCGACATCGGTGGCGCTCCCGGCGGGAAGCGGTCGAAAAAATGAACCATGTCCTCGTGGATCATGGAATGCTTGTTCAACAATCTTTTAAACCGGGTGAGCTGCTCCTCGGTCGGCAAAGATCCTTTCAGGAGCAGATAAGCGACCTCAACGAAGGAGCACTTCTCTGCAAGATCTTCAATGGAATACCCTCGATAGTTCAGGATACTTTTCTCACCGTCAAGAAAAGTAATACTGCTGCTGCAGGAACCGGTATTCATGAAACCGCTGTCGATGGTTATGAGGCCGGTTTTCGCTCTGAGCTTCCGGATATCAATGGCTAACTCGCCTTCAGAACCTTTGATAATCGGCAATTTGAAAACCTGATCCCCAATCCGGACTTCGGCTTCTTCTCCTGTCTGATATTCATCCAGCATACACTGTTTTCCTTTTATGACCGGTTTTGCAGAACAACCGGCAAATCACGTTAAACCACCCGACTCATAGAATATGACATTCATCGGAATCGACCGGACCCGGCCAACTTAGCCGTCTGTAAAAGAGGCGGGTGAAAATTCAGAACGAATCGGCTAATATACCCTGAACCCTTCTTTATATCAAGTTTGACTCAATCACATTACCCTGATGGGATCACGAGCGTTTTTTATGGACCATATCGAACATGACAGACGGATGCGGATTTTCACCGAGCAGGTTACCGTCTATCCGGTTTCCTGTGAAAAACTCTGCAATGGGCGGAGCGATCTGAAATGGCTCGATGCGGTCCTTGCCGGAGGGGCGAAAATCGTACAGCTACGGGACAAGGAATCCAACGACCTCACCCTCTTCCGGAAAGCGGTCGTTTTC contains these protein-coding regions:
- a CDS encoding citrate synthase — its product is MLDEYQTGEEAEVRIGDQVFKLPIIKGSEGELAIDIRKLRAKTGLITIDSGFMNTGSCSSSITFLDGEKSILNYRGYSIEDLAEKCSFVEVAYLLLKGSLPTEEQLTRFKRLLNKHSMIHEDMVHFFDRFPPGAPPMSILSSMTNGLCNFYPEISGNDPLAWESFITTAARLISKIRTIAAFSYKKSMGYPLVYPRYNLSYCANFLNMMFDSPVNPYLVDDTVVDALNKLLILHGDHEQNCSTATVRLVGSAQVNLYASISAGISALWGPLHGGANQAVMEMLEEIHMKGGKYLNFIERAKDPKDPFRLVGFGHRVYKNHDPRSRIIKKACDDVLSALNMENDPLLEIAKQLEEVALNDDYFIERKLYPNVDFYSGIIYRAIGIPTNMFTVMFALGRLPGWIAHWKEMRDDPNAKIGRPRQIYVGPKTRKFVPIEERG